In one Antennarius striatus isolate MH-2024 chromosome 1, ASM4005453v1, whole genome shotgun sequence genomic region, the following are encoded:
- the tshz3b gene encoding teashirt homolog 3b — translation MPRRKQQAPRRAAAYVPEDEKEAALLDEDLDGDDSAQEGEEPTAKFLCQDKDFLLKDRPGSTGLHDSPNATDLSGQELDSESHLSESSDRMSDFECSSIKNEDDVLLSKDSSNVLSLSSSSSLMAATNATAPANEDEGILSTSGSVADSLEKMKAIYTSFLTNSYWSTLNLNLSQPPPEKPPRSHSSSSSSSSSSSCGSGGYDWHQTAMAKTLQQASQNHQHRLGLSQHPTVAVSTASTEPNLFSTVQLYRQSTKLYGSIFTGASKFRCKDCSAAYDTLVELTVHMNETGHYRDDNHETDSEGAKRWSKPRKRSLLEMEGKEDAQKVLKCMYCGHSFESLQDLSVHMIKTKHYQKVPLKEPVTPVAAKIISSSRKRAPVDLDIPSSPDSNGGTTPKPMSLNDSNDILQKITNPYITPNNRYGHQNGASYAWQFESRKSQILKCMECGSSHDTLQELTAHMMVTGHFIKVTNSAIKKGKPIVESSNLVPISNITTEEKVQSVPLAATTFSPPPAPVPPPTSISPTAMVVEIKKEEKEEECTKESIISNANNLNKEKRTGGGEEEAEEKFDISSKYTYLTEEDLDDSPKGGLDILKSLENTVTSAINKAQNGAPSWGGYPSIHAAYQLPNIMKLSLANSGKSSPLKYMFPGGEILSPNGKSQPLISPSNCQTSPLTKNNFHAMEELVKKVTEKVAKVEEKMREPSGVKGSPMRLTTPSPCNSEAGDSTRGESPKENKAGGCKTPENTSGVEKVVGSGSGSNHRDSNGDVSLKESVENGVESAAVTSPLPASLCGSTAIITDHPPPEQPFVNPLSALQSVMNAHLGKAAKPALPSLDPMSMLFKMSNSLAEKAAVAASTPPAHTKKPSNDHLDRYFYQQHVNNDQPMDLTKGKNADKNSSSGSLGSTILSSSISTPSSISPPSTVTMTKASAAVASFMATSPLRENALSDISDMLRNLTESQVVSKSSTPTSLSERSDIEGVTQDETEDVSPAQKRKGRQSNWNPQHLLILQAQFAASLRQTNDGKYMMSDLSPQERMHISRFTGLSMTTISHWLANVKYQLRRTGGTKFLKNLDSGHPVFFCSDCASQIRSPSTYVSHLESHLGFRLRDLAKLSGEQLLSQISQQHHQQRHTKGLSEKLLSSLHPSTHPLPSSLPTSLPSSLPISLPSSLTTSLASTESPSPSPDDDDSAAMYQCKLCNRTFASKHAVKLHLSKTHGKSPEDHLMYVCELEKQ, via the coding sequence CATACGTCCCTGAAGATGAGAAGGAAGCTGCCCTTTTGGATGAGGACCTGGATGGAGATGATTCAGCTcaggaaggggaggagcctACTGCCAAGTTCCTATGTCAGGACAAAGACTTCCTTCTCAAAGACAGACCAGGATCAACTGGCCTACATGACTCGCCTAATGCAACTGACCTCTCTGGTCAGGAGCTGGACAGTGAGTCTCACCTGAGTGAATCCAGTGACAGAATGTCAGATTTCGAGTGCTCCTCAATAAAAAATGAGGACGATGTCCTCCTTTCAAAAGACTCTTCAAACGTCCTGTCcttgtcttcttcctcttcgcTGATGGCTGCCACCAATGCGACAGCCCCAGCAAATGAAGATGAGGGAATACTATCCACTTCGGGGTCTGTGGCTGACAGCCTGGAAAAGATGAAGGCCATTTACACCTCTTTCCTGACCAACTCCTATTGGTCCACACTGAATCTTAATCTGAGCCAGCCCCCTCCAGAAAAACCCCCTCGcagtcacagcagcagcagcagtagtagtagtagcagtagctGTGGAAGTGGAGGCTATGACTGGCACCAGACAGCTATGGCTAAAACCCTACAGCAGGCCTCACAGAACCATCAACACAGATTGGGGCTCAGTCAACATCCCACAGTAGCCGTATCAACGGCATCTACAGAACCCAACCTATTTAGTACTGTCCAGCTGTACAGGCAGAGCACCAAGCTGTACGGTTCTATATTCACTGGTGCCAGTAAGTTCCGCTGCAAGGACTGCAGCGCGGCTTATGACACACTGGTGGAGCTCACAGTACACATGAATGAAACTGGCCATTACCGTGACGATAACCATGAAACAGATAGTGAAGGTGCTAAACGGTGGTCAAAACCCAGAAAACGTTCCTTGCTAGAAATGGAGGGGAAGGAGGATGCACAGAAAGTTCTGAAGTGCATGTACTGTGGTCACTCCTTTGAGTCCCTTCAAGACCTAAGCGTCCATATGATCAAGACAAAACACTACCAGAAAGTGCCTCTGAAAGAGCCTGTTACACCAGTAGCAGCTAAAATTATTTCCTCTTCTCGAAAGAGAGCCCCTGTCGACCTAGATATCCCTAGCTCGCCTGATTCTAACGGAGGCACCACACCTAAGCCCATGTCTCTCAACGACTCCAATGACATCCTCCAGAAGATCACCAACCCTTACATCACTCCTAACAACCGATATGGACATCAAAATGGTGCCAGTTATGCCTGGCAGTTTGAATCCAGAAAATCACAAATTCTCAAATGCATGGAATGTGGCAGCTCCCATGACACACTGCAAGAGCTAACCGCTCACATGATGGTGACAGGGCACTTTATTAAGGTCACTAACTCCGCTATTAAAAAAGGCAAGCCAATTGTAGAGTCATCAAACCTAGTCCCCATATCCAATATTACGACTGAAGAAAAGGTCCAGTCTGTTCCCTTGGCTGCGACAACTTTCTCGCCTCCACCTGCCCCAGTGCCTCCTCCAACTAGCATCTCACCCACTGCCATGGTTGTTGAGATtaaaaaggaggagaaggaggaggaatgCACTAAAGAGTCCATCATCAGCAATGCCAACAATCTCAACAAGGAgaagaggacaggaggaggtgaggaagaggcaGAGGAAAAGTTTGATATTTCTTCAAAATACACTTATCTGACGGAGGAGGATCTAGATGACAGTCCAAAAGGTGGCCTTGATATACTCAAGTCCTTGGAAAACACAGTGACCTCAGCCATAAACAAAGCCCAAAATGGAGCACCAAGCTGGGGTGGATATCCCAGTATCCATGCCGCTTACCAGCTCCCAAACATAATGAAGCTCTCTCTGGCTAACTCTGGTAAGAGCTCTCCCCTTAAATACATGTTTCCTGGAGGGGAGATCCTCTCTCCTAATGGTAAGAGCCAGCCTCTCATCTCCCCTTCTAACTGCCAGACATCCCCACTGACCAAAAACAACTTTCATGCTATGGAGGAGCTTgtcaagaaagtgacagagaaagtAGCAAAGGTagaagagaaaatgagagaaccTAGTGGTGTTAAAGGATCTCCTATGAGACTTACCACACCATCACCCTGCAACAGTGAGGCAGGGGACTCAACCCGGGGAGAGTCCcccaaagaaaacaaagcaggagGCTGTAAAACTCCAGAGAATACAAGCGGAGTAGAAAAAGTAGTTGGCAGTGGAAGTGGAAGCAATCACAGAGATTCAAATGGAGATGTTTCCTTAAAAGAGTCTGTGGAGAACGGAGTGGAGTCTGCTGCTGTGACTTCCCCCCTGCCTGCCTCGCTATGTGGCAGTACGGCTATCATTACAGACCATCCACCTCCAGAACAACCATTTGTCAACCCTCTCAGTGCACTGCAGTCAGTAATGAACGCTCACCTGGGGAAAGCCGCAAAGCCTGCCCTGCCCTCGCTTGACCCCATGAGCATGCTGTTCAAGATGAGCAACAGCCTGGCAGAGAAAGCAGCAGTGGCTGCCTCCACCCCACCAGCACATACCAAAAAGCCCAGTAATGACCACTTAGACCGGTACTTCTACCAGCAACATGTAAACAATGACCAACCCATGGATCTCACCAAAGGCAAAAATGCTGACAAAAACAGCAGTAGTGGTTCTCTGGGTTCAACAATTCTCTCTTCTTCCATCTCCACCCCTTCCTCAATCTCTCCCCCTTCCACTGTCACAATGACCAAAGCTTCAGCAGCAGTAGCTTCCTTTATGGCAACGTCCCCTTTGAGAGAAAATGCATTGTCAGACATCTCTGATATGTTAAGGAACCTGACAGAGAGTCAAGTTGTCTCCAAATCCTCCACACCAACCAGCCTGTCTGAGCGCTCTGACATTGAAGGTGTCACACAGGACGAGACGGAAGATGTTTCACCAGCTCAGAAACGTAAAGGCAGACAGTCCAATTGGAACCCCCAACACCTTCTCATCCTACAAGCCCAGTTTGCTGCCAGTCTAAGACAAACCAATGATGGAAAGTACATGATGTCGGATCTGAGCCCACAAGAGAGAATGCACATCTCTCGATTCACCGGACTCTCAATGACTACAATATCCCACTGGTTGGCTAATGTCAAATACCAGCTGAGAAGAACCGGGGGCACCAAGTTCTTAAAAAACTTGGATTCAGGTCACCCGGTGTTCTTTTGCAGTGACTGCGCCTCTCAGATCCGCTCACCATCCACCTATGTCAGCCACTTGGAATCCCACTTGGGCTTTCGTCTGCGGGATCTGGCGAAGCTTTCTGGTGAGCAGCTGCTCAGCCAGATATCACAACAGCATCACCAACAACGTCACACCAAAGGACTATCTGAAAAACTACTCTCTAGTCTTCACCCATCTACTCACCCTTTACCATCCTCTCTTCCTACATCCCTACCCTCTTCCTTGCCCATCTCCCTGCCCTCTTCCTTAACCACTTCCCTGGCCTCTACTGAGTCCCCATCACCGTCCCCCGATGACGACGACAGCGCAGCCATGTACCAGTGCAAGCTCTGCAATCGGACTTTTGCAAGCAAGCATGCAGTCAAGCTTCACCTCAGCAAGACTCATGGGAAGTCCCCTGAGGACCAtctcatgtatgtgtgtgagctggAAAAACAGTAG